A stretch of the Sphingomonas sp. CL5.1 genome encodes the following:
- the trbK-alt gene encoding putative entry exclusion protein TrbK-alt, with product MDGKMLARLAAVVFIAIAVTATAIDMARKDEPPAPRPASALQPPADPLRESLRRCQQLGEAAASDADCLAAWAESRDRFLGRTPAPAAPQSSEGR from the coding sequence ATGGACGGCAAGATGCTGGCGCGGCTTGCAGCCGTTGTGTTCATCGCCATCGCCGTTACGGCGACCGCAATCGACATGGCGCGGAAGGACGAACCTCCCGCACCACGGCCCGCATCGGCCCTCCAGCCCCCGGCCGATCCGCTGCGCGAAAGCCTGCGCCGTTGCCAGCAGCTCGGCGAGGCGGCGGCAAGCGACGCCGACTGCCTCGCCGCATGGGCAGAATCCCGCGACCGCTTCCTCGGTCGCACGCCAGCGCCCGCCGCACCGCAATCCAGCGAAGGGCGCTGA
- the trbJ gene encoding P-type conjugative transfer protein TrbJ — protein MTYPKIVGASALALALAVPVALSPMLASPAHAQFGFGRIVYDPSNYAQNVLTAARTLEQINNQITSLQNEAQMLINQARNLASLPYSSLQQLQQNVQRTQQLLGQAQNIAFEVGQIDQAFQQQYGNVSLSTTDAQLVADARSRWENTVGGLQDAMRVQAGAVGNIDGNRAEMAALVGQSQGATGALQATQAGNQLLALQSQQLSDLIAVISANGRADALTEAERATAAEQGRIQRERFLTPGTGYQPGNAQMFNGNN, from the coding sequence ATGACCTATCCCAAGATCGTCGGGGCGTCGGCCCTCGCGCTGGCGCTCGCCGTGCCCGTCGCGCTTTCGCCCATGCTGGCAAGTCCGGCCCATGCGCAATTCGGCTTCGGCCGCATCGTCTATGACCCGAGCAACTATGCGCAGAACGTGCTTACGGCAGCGCGCACGCTCGAACAGATCAATAACCAGATCACCAGCCTTCAGAACGAGGCGCAGATGCTCATCAATCAGGCCCGCAACCTTGCGAGCCTGCCGTATTCCTCGCTCCAGCAGCTCCAGCAGAACGTCCAGCGCACGCAGCAGCTTCTCGGCCAAGCGCAGAACATCGCTTTCGAGGTCGGCCAGATCGACCAAGCGTTCCAGCAGCAATATGGCAACGTCTCGCTTTCGACGACCGACGCCCAGCTTGTCGCCGATGCACGTAGCCGCTGGGAGAACACGGTCGGCGGCTTGCAGGACGCGATGCGCGTTCAGGCGGGCGCGGTCGGCAATATCGACGGCAACCGTGCCGAGATGGCCGCGCTGGTCGGCCAGAGTCAGGGCGCAACCGGCGCGCTGCAAGCCACGCAGGCCGGCAATCAGCTTCTCGCGCTCCAGTCGCAACAGCTTTCCGACCTGATCGCCGTCATCTCGGCGAATGGCCGCGCCGATGCGCTGACCGAGGCAGAGCGCGCGACTGCCGCCGAACAGGGCCGCATCCAGCGCGAGCGGTTCCTGACGCCCGGCACCGGCTACCAGCCGGGCAACGCGCAGATGTTCAACGGTAACAACTGA
- a CDS encoding tyrosine-type recombinase/integrase translates to MLTDAGIKALKPKDKLYKVVDRDGMYVVVNPSGAVVFRYDYRLNGRRETLTLGRYGASDLSLARAREKLIDAKRAILEGRSPAREKQREKRRIKEAKSFGEFGERWLQEAKMADSTRAMRRSIYERDILPTFRNRLLTEISPDDLRAICAKVKARGAPATAVHVRDIVKLVYAFAILHGEKVPNPADEVGPASIATFVPKDRSLSPAEIRIMLGQLEHVPTLPTIRLGMKLFLLTMVRKSELQDATWDEVDFENAVWSIPKERMKRSKAHNVYLAEQAIDILIALKTCAGNSKYLLPSRYDADAPMSRATFNRITTAVVVRAKKEGLPLEPFTVHDLRRTGSTLLNELGFNSDWIEKCLAHEDGRSSRGIYNKAEYEHQRRHMMQEWANLVDAWVAGQKYAPTLYPPSMDLLVPEPSV, encoded by the coding sequence ATGCTGACTGACGCGGGCATCAAAGCCCTGAAACCAAAGGATAAATTGTATAAGGTCGTTGACCGTGACGGTATGTATGTCGTGGTCAATCCCTCGGGAGCGGTCGTGTTCCGATATGACTACCGCCTCAACGGGCGTCGGGAGACTTTGACGCTCGGCCGCTACGGCGCGTCCGACCTGTCTCTGGCGCGGGCGCGCGAGAAGCTAATCGACGCCAAGCGCGCCATACTTGAAGGGCGGTCGCCCGCCCGAGAGAAGCAACGCGAGAAGCGCCGTATCAAAGAGGCAAAGAGCTTCGGCGAGTTTGGCGAACGCTGGTTGCAGGAGGCGAAGATGGCCGACAGCACCCGCGCGATGCGGCGCTCGATCTATGAGCGGGACATTCTTCCGACTTTTCGGAACCGGCTGCTGACCGAAATCAGCCCCGATGATCTCCGCGCCATTTGCGCCAAGGTGAAGGCACGCGGAGCCCCGGCCACGGCCGTTCACGTCCGCGACATCGTGAAGCTCGTTTATGCCTTTGCGATCCTGCACGGGGAAAAGGTGCCGAACCCGGCCGATGAGGTCGGGCCTGCCTCTATCGCGACCTTTGTTCCCAAAGACCGCTCTCTCTCGCCTGCTGAAATCCGCATCATGCTCGGCCAGCTTGAGCATGTGCCGACGCTGCCGACGATCCGGCTCGGCATGAAGCTGTTCCTGCTCACCATGGTCCGAAAGAGTGAGCTACAGGATGCGACTTGGGATGAGGTCGATTTCGAGAACGCGGTCTGGTCGATCCCCAAGGAGCGGATGAAGCGATCCAAGGCGCACAACGTCTATCTCGCGGAGCAAGCCATCGACATCCTCATTGCGCTCAAGACCTGCGCCGGCAATTCCAAATATCTGCTGCCATCGCGTTACGACGCGGATGCTCCCATGTCGCGGGCGACCTTCAATCGCATCACCACCGCTGTCGTGGTGCGGGCGAAGAAAGAGGGCTTGCCGCTCGAACCGTTCACGGTCCACGATCTGCGCCGGACGGGCTCCACGCTCCTGAACGAGCTGGGCTTCAATAGCGACTGGATCGAAAAGTGCTTGGCGCATGAGGACGGGCGGTCGTCCCGTGGCATCTACAACAAGGCAGAATATGAGCACCAGCGCCGCCATATGATGCAGGAATGGGCGAACCTTGTGGACGCTTGGGTAGCGGGCCAGAAATACGCTCCAACGCTGTATCCGCCGTCAATGGACCTTTTGGTGCCTGAACCTAGCGTTTGA
- the trbG gene encoding P-type conjugative transfer protein TrbG: MAGCATNRTPQFSYDASVPPLPTVQAAATDNTPRPLHVPPAWTVARGGTAAGTPTGRVENANAAARVEPRREGYYNAIQIYPWSEGALYQVYAAVGQITTIALEPGESLTGAGPIAAGDTARWIIGDTESGSGANRRVHILVKPTRPDISTNLVVTTDRRTYMLELRARESLYMPAVAWAYPAPPAGQRQTVPAAPIIPAEAARNYRYALQVQGDSPPWRPVSVFDDGRRVYVVFPAGIVQGEMPPIFVLGANGEPQIVNSRIHQNVLIVDRLFGAAELRLGSGNRQQVVRIVRTNPTQAAAAQPASATGDTPS; this comes from the coding sequence TTGGCAGGCTGCGCGACCAACCGGACACCGCAATTCAGCTACGACGCCAGCGTGCCGCCGCTGCCGACCGTGCAGGCGGCAGCAACCGACAACACGCCCCGGCCGCTGCATGTGCCCCCCGCATGGACCGTGGCGCGCGGCGGCACCGCCGCAGGCACGCCGACCGGCCGCGTCGAGAACGCCAACGCAGCCGCCCGCGTCGAGCCGCGCCGGGAAGGCTACTATAACGCCATCCAGATTTATCCGTGGTCGGAAGGCGCGCTCTATCAGGTCTATGCCGCAGTCGGGCAGATCACCACCATTGCGCTGGAGCCGGGCGAAAGCCTGACAGGCGCAGGGCCGATCGCGGCCGGCGACACCGCCCGCTGGATCATCGGCGACACCGAGAGCGGCAGCGGCGCAAACCGCCGTGTCCATATCCTCGTGAAGCCCACGCGGCCGGACATTTCCACCAACCTTGTCGTCACCACTGACCGGCGCACTTACATGCTCGAGCTGCGCGCGAGGGAGTCGCTCTATATGCCGGCCGTGGCATGGGCCTATCCGGCACCGCCTGCCGGCCAGCGCCAGACGGTCCCGGCCGCGCCGATCATTCCGGCCGAGGCAGCGCGGAACTATCGCTACGCCTTGCAGGTGCAGGGCGACAGCCCGCCATGGCGGCCGGTTTCCGTCTTCGACGATGGCAGGCGCGTCTATGTCGTTTTCCCGGCCGGGATCGTGCAGGGCGAAATGCCGCCGATCTTCGTGCTTGGCGCGAACGGCGAGCCGCAGATCGTCAATTCCCGCATCCACCAGAACGTCCTGATCGTGGACCGCCTGTTCGGCGCGGCCGAGCTGCGCCTTGGCAGCGGCAATCGCCAGCAGGTCGTCAGGATCGTTCGCACCAACCCGACGCAGGCCGCCGCCGCGCAGCCCGCCAGCGCGACCGGAGACACCCCGTCATGA
- the trbL gene encoding P-type conjugative transfer protein TrbL, protein MGNTGVIDSFLGVFTSYIDSGFGLLGGEVAFIATTLIVIDVTLAALFWAWGADDDIIARLVKKTLFVGVFAYIISNWNNLARIVFESFAGLGLMASGTGFSVTDLMRPGRVAQTGLDAGRPLLDSISDLMGWIAFFENFIQIACLLFAWALVVLAFFILAIQLFVTLIEFKLTTLAGFVLIPFGLFGKTAFMAEKVLGNVVSSGIKVLVLAVIIGIGSTLFSQFTAGFGGAAPTIDDAMAIVLAALSLLGLGIFGPGIANGIVSGGPQLGAGAAVGTGLAVAGAAVAAGGGAMLAAKGGAAALSGGAAAVRGGAATAGAATAAYSVGSLGQSGAAGVASGLGGVARAAGSAAISPLKRAAARASESVKSSFSAGAKAGFGASGGSSTMGTVGGASVDPAAAASGPAGSPPAWAQQMRRSQAMNHGTTMAAHAVRSGDSHGSGSSVNLSESDRS, encoded by the coding sequence ATGGGCAATACGGGCGTCATCGACTCGTTTCTAGGCGTATTCACCTCCTACATCGACAGCGGTTTCGGCCTGCTCGGCGGCGAGGTCGCCTTCATCGCCACCACCCTGATCGTGATCGACGTAACGCTCGCCGCGCTCTTTTGGGCATGGGGCGCGGATGACGACATCATCGCGCGCTTGGTGAAGAAGACGCTGTTCGTCGGCGTCTTCGCCTACATCATTTCCAACTGGAACAACCTCGCACGCATCGTCTTCGAGAGCTTCGCCGGCCTCGGCCTCATGGCGTCGGGCACCGGCTTTTCTGTCACCGATCTGATGCGGCCGGGCCGCGTCGCGCAGACCGGCCTCGACGCCGGCCGCCCTCTGCTTGACTCCATTTCCGACCTGATGGGCTGGATCGCCTTCTTTGAAAACTTCATCCAGATCGCGTGCCTGCTGTTCGCATGGGCGCTGGTCGTGCTGGCTTTCTTCATCCTCGCCATCCAGCTTTTCGTCACCCTGATCGAGTTCAAGCTGACCACGCTTGCCGGCTTCGTCCTCATCCCCTTCGGCCTGTTCGGCAAGACCGCGTTCATGGCCGAGAAGGTCTTGGGCAACGTGGTGTCGTCCGGCATCAAGGTCTTGGTCCTTGCCGTTATCATCGGCATCGGCAGCACCTTGTTTTCGCAATTCACGGCCGGTTTCGGCGGGGCGGCCCCGACCATCGACGACGCCATGGCGATTGTGCTGGCAGCCCTGTCGCTGCTTGGCCTCGGCATCTTCGGTCCCGGTATCGCCAACGGCATCGTCTCGGGCGGCCCGCAGCTTGGCGCGGGTGCTGCCGTGGGAACCGGGCTTGCGGTCGCAGGTGCAGCCGTCGCCGCTGGCGGCGGGGCCATGCTCGCCGCCAAGGGCGGGGCCGCTGCCCTGTCCGGCGGGGCCGCGGCCGTCCGCGGTGGTGCGGCCACCGCGGGCGCGGCGACCGCCGCCTATAGCGTCGGCTCGCTTGGCCAATCCGGTGCGGCCGGCGTCGCCTCCGGCCTCGGCGGTGTGGCGCGGGCCGCAGGGTCGGCGGCTATCTCGCCCCTCAAACGCGCCGCCGCGCGCGCCAGCGAATCCGTCAAATCCAGCTTCTCCGCTGGTGCGAAAGCCGGATTCGGCGCGTCGGGCGGCAGCTCGACCATGGGCACAGTCGGCGGCGCGAGCGTCGATCCCGCCGCAGCAGCATCCGGCCCGGCCGGCAGCCCGCCCGCATGGGCGCAGCAGATGCGCCGCTCGCAGGCAATGAACCACGGCACCACGATGGCCGCCCATGCGGTGCGGTCTGGCGACAGCCACGGCTCCGGTTCCTCCGTCAACCTTTCCGAAAGTGACCGCTCATGA
- a CDS encoding TrbI/VirB10 family protein, giving the protein MSENTITDTIAPMRLRAEPPRVTRLSRKMLAGVGAVALLGIGGALIYALQTRDAGPGGDELYSTENRPTADGLSGLPRDYSGPALGPALPGDLGRPILDAQTRGQPVAPPVMTTPAVDPEEERRRAEEEAARLSNVFFQSGPRTGAPAATTMPGLAGLGLGGQPATQDRHAAFLNGPVDRQTVAPDRVTPPASPYILQAGAVIPAALITGIRSDLPGQITAQVTENVYDSPTGSLLLIPQGTRIIGQYDDGVTFGQRRVLLVWNRLILPGGRSIVLERLPGADASGYAGLEDGVDYHWWDLMKAAGLSTLLAVGSELATSDEDRLIRAIRDGAQDTVNQAGQQIVQRQLQVAPTLTIRPGFPVRIIVTRDLVFEPAGG; this is encoded by the coding sequence ATGAGCGAGAACACCATCACCGACACCATCGCGCCCATGCGCCTGCGCGCCGAGCCGCCCCGTGTTACGCGCCTGTCCCGCAAGATGCTGGCAGGCGTTGGAGCGGTCGCGCTTCTCGGCATCGGCGGGGCGCTGATCTACGCGCTCCAAACCCGCGATGCAGGACCGGGAGGCGACGAACTCTATTCGACCGAGAACCGCCCCACGGCGGACGGCCTGTCCGGCCTGCCGCGCGACTATAGCGGGCCGGCGCTCGGCCCGGCGCTACCCGGCGACCTCGGCCGCCCGATCCTCGACGCGCAGACAAGGGGGCAGCCGGTCGCGCCGCCCGTCATGACGACGCCCGCCGTCGATCCCGAAGAAGAACGCCGCAGGGCCGAGGAAGAAGCCGCGCGCTTGAGCAACGTCTTTTTCCAGTCCGGCCCGCGCACGGGAGCGCCGGCAGCAACGACCATGCCCGGCCTCGCCGGGCTTGGCCTCGGCGGACAGCCCGCAACACAGGATCGCCACGCGGCATTTCTCAACGGACCCGTGGACCGGCAGACCGTCGCCCCGGATCGCGTCACGCCGCCGGCATCGCCCTACATCCTTCAGGCCGGGGCCGTAATCCCCGCCGCGTTGATAACCGGCATCCGTTCCGATCTGCCCGGCCAGATCACCGCGCAGGTGACGGAGAACGTCTATGACAGCCCGACCGGCTCGCTGCTCCTGATCCCGCAGGGCACCCGCATCATCGGCCAATACGACGATGGCGTGACGTTCGGCCAGCGCCGCGTGTTGCTGGTGTGGAATCGCCTGATCCTGCCGGGCGGCCGCTCCATCGTTCTGGAGCGCCTGCCGGGCGCGGACGCCAGCGGCTATGCCGGGCTGGAAGACGGGGTTGATTACCATTGGTGGGATCTGATGAAGGCCGCAGGGCTGTCCACGCTGCTTGCAGTCGGTTCCGAGCTGGCGACGAGCGACGAGGACCGGCTGATCCGCGCCATCCGCGACGGGGCGCAGGATACCGTCAATCAGGCCGGCCAGCAGATCGTCCAGCGCCAGTTGCAGGTTGCGCCGACGCTCACCATCCGGCCGGGCTTTCCCGTCAGGATCATCGTCACCCGCGATCTTGTGTTCGAGCCGGCAGGAGGTTGA
- a CDS encoding nuclear transport factor 2 family protein — MDSVPTIVARYIDAYNRMNVQAMLDCLSGDVRFINRSNGETTNETHGIEAFRALAEQGVQLFAEREQTILDCIAIDDRAAVRIGYRAKVKTDLPNGWKAGQEVKMTGTSFFMISEGKISEVIDAS, encoded by the coding sequence ATGGATTCTGTGCCGACGATTGTTGCCCGGTATATCGACGCCTACAACAGGATGAATGTTCAGGCGATGCTCGACTGCCTGTCGGGCGACGTTCGGTTTATCAACAGATCGAACGGAGAGACGACGAACGAAACGCACGGGATCGAGGCATTTCGCGCGCTGGCGGAACAGGGCGTCCAGTTGTTTGCTGAAAGAGAACAGACGATCCTCGACTGTATCGCGATAGACGACCGTGCAGCCGTGCGCATCGGCTATCGCGCCAAGGTCAAAACCGACCTGCCCAATGGCTGGAAGGCCGGGCAGGAAGTCAAGATGACGGGCACCTCGTTCTTCATGATCTCCGAGGGAAAGATCAGCGAGGTGATTGATGCAAGCTGA
- a CDS encoding DNA-directed RNA polymerase subunit alpha encodes MSVNAKNWQELKKPNALEKKGGDGKRKATFVAEPLERGFGLTLGNALRRVLLSSLQGAAVTSIKIENVLHEFSSLAGVREDVTDIVLNVKQVALKMQGEGPKRLQLSATGPAAVTAGDIAVSGDIEVMNPDLVICHLDEGATLNMELTADVGKGYVPAVANRPADAPIGLIPVDALYSPVRQVSYKVDPTRVGQDLDYDKLTLSLETDGTVTPEDALAYAARILQDQLALFVHFDDSAIARSAPIGVAAPAAGAEPQGDTQQINRYLLKKVDELELSVRSANCLKNDNIIYIGDLVGKTEAEMLRTPNFGRKSLNEIKEVLSSMGLRLGMEIPGWPPENIEEMAKKLEQEIMG; translated from the coding sequence TTGTCCGTCAACGCAAAGAACTGGCAGGAACTGAAGAAGCCCAACGCGCTCGAGAAGAAGGGCGGCGACGGGAAGCGCAAGGCGACCTTCGTCGCCGAGCCGCTGGAGCGTGGCTTCGGCCTGACGCTCGGCAACGCGCTGCGCCGCGTCCTTCTGTCCTCGCTTCAGGGCGCCGCCGTCACCTCGATCAAGATCGAGAACGTGCTGCATGAGTTCAGCTCGCTCGCCGGCGTGCGCGAGGATGTCACCGACATCGTGCTGAACGTGAAGCAGGTCGCGCTCAAGATGCAGGGCGAGGGGCCGAAGCGGCTCCAGCTTTCCGCCACCGGCCCGGCCGCCGTGACGGCGGGCGACATCGCGGTGAGCGGCGATATCGAGGTGATGAACCCCGATCTCGTCATCTGCCACCTCGACGAGGGCGCGACGCTCAACATGGAGCTGACCGCCGACGTCGGCAAGGGATACGTCCCGGCCGTCGCCAACCGTCCGGCCGACGCGCCGATCGGGCTGATCCCGGTCGATGCGCTTTATTCGCCGGTGCGTCAGGTCAGCTACAAGGTCGATCCGACCCGCGTCGGTCAGGACCTCGACTATGACAAGCTGACGCTGTCGCTCGAGACCGACGGCACGGTGACGCCGGAGGACGCGCTCGCTTATGCCGCGCGCATCCTGCAGGACCAGCTCGCGCTGTTCGTCCACTTCGACGATTCGGCGATCGCGCGCTCGGCCCCGATCGGCGTCGCGGCCCCGGCCGCCGGCGCGGAGCCGCAGGGCGACACCCAGCAGATCAACCGCTACCTGCTCAAGAAGGTGGACGAACTGGAGCTGTCGGTGCGTTCGGCGAACTGCCTGAAGAACGACAACATCATCTATATCGGCGACCTCGTCGGCAAGACCGAGGCGGAGATGCTGCGCACCCCGAACTTCGGCCGCAAGTCGCTGAACGAGATCAAGGAAGTGCTGTCGTCGATGGGCCTGCGTCTCGGGATGGAAATCCCCGGCTGGCCGCCGGAGAACATCGAGGAAATGGCCAAGAAGCTCGAGCAGGAGATCATGGGCTGA
- a CDS encoding AlpA family transcriptional regulator, whose protein sequence is MSDPTSALGKRTIRRHQLRELVPLADTTIYDMEQRGEFPQRFYLTARCVVWDLAEVEAWLEERRQASREKAIKRAPSPDVKLRKFRPVKR, encoded by the coding sequence ATGAGTGATCCAACATCTGCGCTGGGTAAAAGGACGATTCGCAGGCATCAGCTTCGAGAACTTGTTCCCCTTGCTGACACCACAATCTACGACATGGAGCAACGGGGTGAATTTCCCCAACGGTTCTATCTGACGGCCCGGTGCGTGGTTTGGGACTTGGCAGAGGTGGAGGCTTGGCTTGAAGAACGTCGCCAAGCCTCCAGAGAGAAAGCTATCAAACGTGCGCCGTCTCCTGATGTGAAGCTCAGGAAATTCCGGCCCGTCAAACGCTAG
- the guaA gene encoding glutamine-hydrolyzing GMP synthase yields the protein MEHPDSILIVDFGSQVTQLIARRVREAGVYSEIAPFQSAEAAFERMKPAGVILSGGPASVLDEGSPRIPRPILDSGLPIFGICYGQQALMHQLGGAVERGNSGEFGEAFIDIADRCALFDAVWREGERHQVWMSHGDKVTALAPGFRPVAASPGAPYAVIADDARRIYAMQFHPEVVHTPDGAKLIANFARHVCGLSGDWTMAEFRQTKIAEIREAVGKGRVICGLSGGVDSAVAAVLIHEAIGDQLTCVFVDHGLMRAGEADQVVSLFRGHYNIPLVHVNAETLFLNGLAGVTDPEAKRKFIGKTFIEVFEAEAKKIGGAEFLAQGTLYPDVIESVSFTGGPSVTIKSHHNVGGLPERMNMKLVEPLRELFKDEVRDLGRELGLPDIFVGRHPFPGPGLAIRIPGEVTKERCDILRKADAIYLEEIRNAGLYDAIWQAFAVLLPVRSVGVMGDGRTYDSVLALRAVTSTDGMTAQAFEFPGGFLARVATRIINEVKGINRVTYDYTSKPPGTIEWE from the coding sequence ATGGAACATCCCGACAGCATTCTCATCGTCGATTTCGGCAGTCAGGTGACGCAACTCATCGCGCGGCGCGTGCGCGAGGCGGGCGTCTATAGCGAGATCGCGCCGTTCCAGTCGGCCGAAGCCGCGTTCGAGCGGATGAAGCCCGCCGGCGTGATCCTGTCGGGCGGCCCCGCCTCGGTGCTGGACGAGGGCAGTCCGCGCATTCCCCGGCCGATCCTCGATTCGGGACTGCCGATCTTCGGCATCTGCTACGGCCAGCAGGCGCTGATGCACCAGCTCGGCGGCGCGGTGGAGCGTGGCAATTCGGGCGAGTTCGGCGAGGCGTTCATCGACATCGCCGACCGCTGCGCCCTGTTCGACGCGGTGTGGCGCGAGGGCGAGCGGCATCAGGTGTGGATGAGCCACGGCGACAAGGTGACCGCGCTCGCCCCCGGTTTCCGCCCGGTCGCGGCCAGCCCCGGCGCGCCTTATGCGGTGATCGCGGACGACGCGCGGCGCATCTATGCGATGCAATTCCACCCGGAGGTGGTCCACACGCCGGACGGCGCGAAGCTGATCGCCAATTTCGCGCGCCATGTCTGCGGCCTTTCCGGCGACTGGACGATGGCCGAGTTCCGCCAGACCAAGATTGCCGAAATCCGCGAGGCTGTCGGCAAGGGGCGCGTGATCTGCGGGCTTTCCGGCGGCGTCGATTCGGCGGTGGCGGCGGTGCTGATCCACGAGGCGATCGGCGACCAGCTTACCTGCGTGTTCGTCGACCACGGCCTGATGCGCGCGGGCGAGGCGGATCAGGTCGTCAGCCTGTTCCGCGGCCATTACAATATCCCACTGGTCCACGTGAACGCGGAGACGTTGTTCCTCAACGGCCTCGCCGGCGTCACCGATCCGGAGGCGAAGCGCAAGTTCATCGGCAAGACCTTCATCGAGGTGTTCGAGGCCGAGGCGAAGAAGATCGGCGGCGCGGAGTTCCTCGCGCAGGGCACGCTCTATCCCGACGTGATCGAGAGCGTTAGCTTCACCGGCGGGCCTTCGGTGACGATCAAGAGCCACCACAATGTCGGCGGCCTGCCCGAGCGGATGAACATGAAGCTGGTCGAGCCGTTGCGCGAATTGTTCAAGGACGAGGTGCGCGATCTGGGGCGCGAGCTTGGCTTGCCCGACATCTTCGTCGGCCGCCATCCGTTCCCCGGCCCCGGCCTCGCCATCCGCATTCCCGGCGAGGTGACGAAGGAGCGCTGCGATATCCTGCGCAAGGCCGATGCCATCTACCTCGAGGAAATCCGCAACGCCGGCCTCTACGATGCGATCTGGCAGGCGTTCGCGGTGCTGTTGCCGGTGCGCTCGGTCGGCGTGATGGGTGACGGGCGGACCTATGACAGCGTGCTGGCGCTGCGCGCCGTGACCTCCACCGACGGCATGACGGCGCAGGCGTTCGAGTTCCCCGGCGGCTTCCTCGCGCGGGTGGCGACGCGGATCATCAACGAGGTGAAGGGCATCAATCGCGTCACCTATGACTATACCTCGAAGCCGCCAGGCACGATCGAGTGGGAATAA
- a CDS encoding DUF2274 domain-containing protein — protein MTKLKLGPLPDDKPVKVMLELPATLNRDLIAYAEVLARESGQPVADPAKLIVPMLQHFIATDRGFAKARRAVS, from the coding sequence ATGACCAAGCTGAAACTCGGCCCGCTGCCCGACGACAAGCCCGTGAAGGTCATGCTGGAGCTGCCCGCAACCCTCAACCGCGATCTGATCGCCTATGCCGAGGTCCTGGCCCGCGAGAGCGGCCAGCCCGTCGCCGATCCCGCCAAGCTCATCGTGCCGATGCTTCAACACTTCATCGCCACGGATCGCGGTTTTGCCAAGGCGCGGCGAGCCGTAAGCTAA
- the trbF gene encoding conjugal transfer protein TrbF, with translation MSIFKRPATHYGKTPEPETPYQRAAQVWDERIGSARVQARNWRLMAFGSLILSAGFASALVWQSARGTVVPWVVQVDNLGQAQTVAPANSDYRPTDPQIAFHLGRFIEQVRAIPADAIIVRQNWLRAYEWTTDRGAAALNDYARANDPFTRVGRQQVAVEVSSVIRASPNSFRVAWTERHFENGQLSTTERWTAILTIVIQPPRDAERLRANPLGIYVNAISWSREMSQ, from the coding sequence ATGAGCATCTTCAAACGACCCGCAACCCATTACGGCAAGACGCCGGAACCCGAGACGCCCTATCAGCGCGCCGCGCAAGTCTGGGACGAGCGTATCGGCTCGGCCCGCGTGCAGGCGCGGAACTGGCGGCTCATGGCCTTCGGCTCGCTGATCCTGTCCGCTGGCTTCGCGTCCGCCCTTGTCTGGCAATCCGCACGCGGGACCGTAGTGCCGTGGGTTGTTCAGGTGGACAATCTCGGTCAGGCGCAGACCGTCGCGCCCGCCAACTCAGACTATCGCCCGACCGATCCGCAGATCGCTTTCCATCTCGGCCGCTTCATCGAGCAGGTCCGCGCGATCCCGGCCGACGCGATCATTGTCCGCCAGAACTGGCTTCGCGCCTATGAATGGACCACGGATCGCGGCGCGGCGGCATTGAACGACTACGCCCGCGCCAATGATCCCTTCACGCGCGTCGGTCGCCAGCAGGTCGCCGTCGAGGTGTCGAGCGTCATCCGGGCCTCGCCCAACAGCTTCCGCGTGGCGTGGACCGAACGCCATTTCGAGAACGGCCAGCTCTCCACCACGGAACGATGGACGGCCATCCTCACCATCGTCATCCAGCCGCCGCGCGACGCCGAGCGTCTGCGCGCCAATCCGCTCGGCATCTACGTCAATGCAATTTCATGGTCGCGGGAGATGAGCCAATGA
- the rplQ gene encoding 50S ribosomal protein L17, producing MRHKVGGRKLQRTSAHRAALFRNMSAALIKHEQITTTVAKAKELRPYVEKLVTLGKKGGLSNRRLAHARLLDDAQLVKLFDVLAARYANRNGGYTRIIKAGIRASDASPMAVIEFVDRDVSAKGQDSGPVMTDEDFDAAA from the coding sequence ATGCGTCATAAGGTTGGCGGCCGTAAGCTCCAGCGTACCTCGGCCCATCGCGCCGCGCTGTTCCGCAACATGTCGGCCGCGCTGATCAAGCACGAGCAGATCACCACCACGGTGGCCAAGGCGAAGGAGCTTCGCCCCTATGTCGAGAAGCTCGTCACGCTCGGCAAGAAGGGTGGCCTGTCGAATCGCCGTCTGGCGCATGCCCGCCTGCTCGACGACGCGCAGCTCGTGAAGCTGTTCGACGTGCTGGCGGCGCGCTACGCCAATCGCAATGGCGGCTATACCCGCATCATCAAGGCCGGCATCCGTGCCTCGGACGCCTCGCCGATGGCGGTGATCGAGTTCGTCGACCGCGACGTTTCGGCCAAGGGCCAGGATTCCGGCCCGGTGATGACCGATGAGGATTTCGACGCGGCCGCCTGA